The Chaetodon auriga isolate fChaAug3 chromosome 22, fChaAug3.hap1, whole genome shotgun sequence genome contains a region encoding:
- the trim35-14 gene encoding E3 ubiquitin-protein ligase TRIM35: MAGRLSLPEVDLSCSICCEIFKEPVVLKCSHSFCAPCLQQYWTHGRSRDCPLCRTRSVDDPVPSLTLKNLCESYMEESAGREEAAGELYCDPGEMCPLHGEKLKLFCLPDNEPICVVCHTSRKHKQHDCCPVSEAVVDVKEKIKSALSSLQEKRDAFDKMKKTYEDTVAYIQVQAQFVERRTREEFEKLHSFLHAEEEARMEALRREEEQRTQAMRQRIEEISRDITSVSESIRVLEEEMALEGISVLHKCKRTLTRANRPIEDPVMAPGALIDVAKYVGSLSFHVWEKMHNIVKYTPVTLDPNTAAPWLVLSDDLTSVCDSDEKQKLPDNPERYDPDTAVLGREGFTSGKRTWDVSVGDNTAWVVGVAKGSIKRKEKVSSVLKNGYLCVYFYHKMYFAGTSPLTRLNLKRNPQRIRVQLDCDKGRVSFYDPHDNTHIYTFKHAITERVFPYFWVGCQQCPLTVEPLEVSVKAVEYC; this comes from the exons ATGGCCGGCAGGCTCTCGCTCCCGGAGGTGGACCTCTCCTGCTCCATATGCTGTGAAATCTTCAAAGAGCCGGTGGTCCTCAAGTGCAGCCACAGCTTCTGCGCGCCCTGCCTGCAGCAGTACTGGACACACGGCCGGAGTCGAGACTGCCCTCTGTGCAGAACCCGGTCCGTGGACGACCCCGTTCCCAGCCTCACCCTCAAGAACCTGTGTGAGTCGTACATGGAGGAGAGCGCGGGTCGGGAGGAAGCGGCGGGAGAGCTGTACTGCGATCCGGGGGAGATGTGCCCACTTCACGGGGAGAAGCTCAAGCTTTTCTGCCTGCCGGACAACGAGCCCATCTGTGTGGTGTGCCACACCTCCAGGAAGCACAAACAGCATGACTGCTGCCCCGTCAGCGAGGCTGTGGTCGACGTGAAG GAGAAAATTAAGTCAGCCCTCAGCTCTTTGCAAGAAAAGAGAGACGCTtttgacaaaatgaagaaaacctACGAGGACACGGTGGCGTACATTCAG gtCCAGGCTCAGTTTGTGGAGAGGCGAACGCGTGAGGAGTTTGAAAAGCTTCACTCTTTCCTGCACGCCGAGGAGGAAGCCCGGATGGAGGcgctgaggagggaggaagagcagaggactCAGGCGATGAGGCAGAGGATTGAAGAAATTAGCAGAGATATAACGTCTGTGTCTGAATCCATCAGAGTGTTAGAGGAGGAGATGGCGTTGGAGGGCATCTCCGTCCTTCAT AAATGCAAGAGGACACTGACGAg AGCTAACCGCCCAATCGAAGATCCAGTAATGGCCCCCGGAGCGCTCATAGATGTGGCCAAATACGTGGGCTCTCTGAGCTTCCACGTCTGGGAGAAGATGCATAACATCGTCAAATACA CCCCGGTGACGCTGGACCCCAACACCGCCGCCCCGTGGCTCGTCCTGTCCGATGACCTCACCAGCGTCTGTGACAGCGATGAGAAGCAGAAGCTGCCCGACAACCCGGAGAGATACGACCCCGACACCGCCGTGCTGGGCCGCGAGGGCTTCACCTCAGGCAAGCGCACCTGGGACGTCAGCGTGGGAGATAACACGGCATGGGTGGTCGGCGTGGCTAAAGGGTCCatcaagaggaaagagaaagtgtCCTCGGTGCTGAAGAACGGCTAcctgtgtgtgtacttttaccACAAAATGTACTTTGCAGGCACCTCTCCCTTAACCAGGCTCAACCTGAAGAGGAACCCGCAGAGGATCAGAGTGCAGCTGGACTGCGACAAAGGCAGGGTGTCTTTCTACGACCCGCACGACAACACGCACATCTACACCTTCAAGCACGCCATCACCGAGAGAGTCTTCCCTTACTTCTGGGTGGGCtgtcagcagtgtcctctgaCGGTGGAGCCGCTGGAGGTTTCTGTCAAAGCTGTGGAGTATTGTTGA